TACGTCAAGGAGACTGAAATGCCCAAGATGAAGACGAAATCGTCGGTCAAGAAGCGGTTCAAGATCACCGCGACCGGCAAGGTGCTCTGCGGTCCTGGCAACAAGCGCCACGGCCTTATCAACCGTTCACAGAAGATGAAGCGCACCAACCGTGGTCCCCAGACCATGACGGAA
The Acetobacter aceti genome window above contains:
- the rpmI gene encoding 50S ribosomal protein L35; its protein translation is MPKMKTKSSVKKRFKITATGKVLCGPGNKRHGLINRSQKMKRTNRGPQTMTEMDAKTVKQWAPYGLA